One Equus quagga isolate Etosha38 chromosome 5, UCLA_HA_Equagga_1.0, whole genome shotgun sequence genomic window carries:
- the LOC124239263 gene encoding toll-like receptor 12 produces MGMCLLLPGLFLSLPLTTGWTASNCLVTEGSRLPLVSGFFLTCPTDSRLHLLAACSSVTNLTQALEAVPQNVEGLCLAGSTSVLHPDAFSLFPGLKLLGLSLHLTQLLPGALRGLGQLQQLFFISRQKDYLFLPPEAFSNLSSLQYLAFLGPCLDGNLGVRLPPSLQRLAIKFSCLQNVGKLADIFPDLVFGPSSGDARTLDMLDLSFNNQLKMASPGALQGLKLGTLLLDHTKMEAAAVGGLGLQRLDTLSAMYTATAELPAVAVAHFELEELNLGSTPLGHIALEALASCYSLRSLGLKSSGLTDLPSGFLAAMPRLQRLNLASNQLRSAMLCTNETGAVSGLQVLDLSQNGLRTLPPAAFSCLPHLRELLLQGNQLVCLEGQVFQGLRRLEMLDLGRNPLEALGEDWLAPLPALTTLNLLDTHMVLSLAWVFRGPENLHDLRLQLPSGPSRVALPLPVRLTSLELHAISGREHWKLASNIFPVLQTLTLKGWGLQLKTQNVTEIFPALRQLSLLGNSLEALCSQDNSSYFLWQLPGLQYLRVQGDGHSSRPCCITGLPSLRELKLQAVQSRARPRLVRLEELVGELPSLEVLYLAQTGLETLSAAAFQGLGSLQVLVLDWETGLVLDSSLQEHSPQMPQYMYILSASLACQCANAWVGPWHERSPRTYMHVVSQLCHSEAGGRLKNPLFPFLQSHCPTTVGLELFLGSSALLLLLISLPLLQEARNSWILYLQALLRAWLQGLKCRRGEGKRFFYDVFVSHCGQDEGWVVWELLPALEGCRPAGQGLRLCLPERDFEPGKDVTDNVADSMASSRVVLCVLSRQALRTPRCCLELRLATSLLLAAPRPPGLLLVFLEPVSRHQLPRYHRLAWLLRRGDYCVWPKEDERKAEFWAWLRSRLRQLGLG; encoded by the coding sequence ATGGGCATGTGCTTGCTGCTGCCTGGTCTGTTCCTGTCCCTTCCTCTGACCACAGGCTGGACAGCTTCCAACTGCCTAGTGACGGAAGGCTCCCGGCTGCCTCTGGTCTCCGGCTTCTTCCTGACCTGCCCCACGGACTCCAGGCTGCACCTCCTTGCAGCATGCTCCTCAGTGACCAACCTCACACAGGCCTTGGAGGCTGTGCCACAGAATGTGGAGGGGCTCTGCCTTGCTGGTTCCACTTCAGTCCTGCACCCGGAtgccttctccctctttcctgggCTCAAGTTGCTAGGGCTGAGTCTGCATCTCACCCAGCTCCTGCCAGGAGCTCTCCGGGGCTTGGGGCAGCTGCAGCAGCTCTTTTTCATAAGCCGCCAAAAGGATTACCTCTTCCTACCCCCTGAGGCGTTTAGTAATCTAAGCTCCCTGCAATACCTTGCTTTCTTGGGCCCCTGCCTGGATGGAAACTTGGGTGTCCGGTTGCCTCCCAGTCTACAGCGGCTGGCTATCAAGTTCAGTTGCCTTCAGAATGTAGGGAAATTGGCCGACATCTTCCCAGACCTGGTGTTTGGCCCCTCCTCTGGTGATGCTCGGACCCTGGACATGTTGGATCTGTCATTCAACAATCAGCTGAAGATGGCCAGTCCTGGGGCCCTCCAGGGCCTCAAGTTGGGGACTCTGCTTCTGGATCACACAAAGATGGAGGCAGCTGCAGTGGGGGGGCTTGGGCTGCAGAGACTGGACACTCTGTCTGCGATGTATACTGCCACTGCGGAGCTGCCTGCCGTCGCCGTTGCCCACTTTGAGCTGGAGGAGTTGAATTTGGGATCCACTCCGCTAGGGCACATAGCTCTGGAGGCCCTGGCTTCCTGCTACAGTCTGAGGAGCTTGGGTCTTAAAAGCAGTGGCCTGACTGACCTGCCATCAGGTTTTCTGGCTGCCATGCCCAGGCTTCAGAGACTGAACCTGGCCAGCAACCAACTGCGGAGTGCCATGCTGTGCACGAATGAGACAGGGGCTGTGTCAGGACTGCAGGTCCTGGATCTGTCCCAAAATGGGCTGCGTACCCTGCCCCCAGCCGCCTTCTCCTGTTTGCCCCATCTGCGGGAGCTGCTACTTCAGGGAAACCAGCTGGTTTGTCTGGAGGGCCAGGTATTCCAGGGCTTAAGGAGGCTGGAGATGTTGGACTTGGGCAGGAATCCACTGGAAGCCCTGGGCGAGGACTGGTTGGCTCCTCTGCCTGCACTGACCACTCTAAACCTGCTGGATACCCACATGGTACTGAGCTTAGCCTGGGTCTTCCGGGGCCCAGAGAATCTGCACGACTTGAGACTGCAGCTCCCCTCTGGCCCTTCCAGGGTAGCGTTGCCCCTGCCTGTGAGGCTGACTAGCTTGGAGCTTCATGCAATCTCAGGCAGGGAGCATTGGAAGCTGGCTTCTAACATATTCCCAGTCCTGCAGACCCTGACTCTAAAAGGCTGGGGACTGCAGCTGAAGACGCAGAATGTCACTGAGATCTTCCCTGCCCTTCGTCAACTCTCCCTGCTTGGCAATAGCTTGGAGGCTCTCTGCTCCCAGGACAACTCCAGCTACTTCCTCTGGCAGCTCCCCGGGCTCCAGTATCTGAGGGTACAGGGAGATGGGCACAGCTCCAGGCCTTGCTGCATCACGGGGCTGCCCAGCCTACGGGAGCTGAAGCTGCAGGCAGTGCAGTCCCGAGCCCGGCCCCGCCTAGTACGGCTTGAGGAGCTGGTGGGTGAGCTGCCCAGCCTGGAGGTGCTGTATCTGGCCCAAACAGGATTGGAGACACTGTCTGCAGCTGCTTTCCAGGGCCTGGGAAGTCTCCAGGTCTTAGTGCTAGACTGGGAGACAGGCCTTGTGCTGGATAGCAGCCTCCAAGAGCATAGTCCCCAGATGCCCCAGTACATGTATATTCTAAGTGCATCCTTAGCCTGCCAGTGTGCCAATGCCTGGGTGGGTCCTTGGCATGAGCGGTCCCCCAGGACATACATGCATGTAGTATCACAGCTGTGCCACTCAGAAGCTGGGGGCCGCCTCAAGAAtccccttttcccctttctccagaGCCACTGCCCCACAACTGTGGGGTTGGAACTCTTTTTGGGCAGTTCTGCCCTGTTGCTTCTGCTAATCTCTTTGCCCCTTCTACAGGAAGCCAGGAACTCCTGGATCCTCTATCTCCAGGCCTTGCTCAGGGCTTGGCTTCAGGGTCTGAAGTGTCGGAGGGGTGAGGGCAAGAGGTTCTTTTACGATGTGTTCGTGTCCCACTGCGGGCAAGACGAGGGCTGGGTGGTGTGGGAGCTGCTGCCTGCTCTGGAGGGCTGCCGTCCGGCTGGCCAGGGGCTGCGCCTCTGCCTCCCCGAGCGGGATTTTGAGCCAGGCAAGGATGTGACTGACAATGTGGCAGACAGCATGGCAAGCAGCCGGGTCGTGCTCTGCGTGCTGAGCCGCCAGGCCCTGCGCACCCCACGCTGCTGCCTGGAGCTCCGCCTGGCCACCTCCCTCCTGCTGGCTGCCCCCCGTCCTCCAGGGCTGCTCCTGGTCTTCCTGGAGCCTGTCTCCCGCCACCAGCTCCCCCGCTACCATAGACTGGCCTGGCTGCTCCGCAGAGGAGACTACTGCGTGTGGCccaaggaagatgaaagaaaggcTGAGTTCTGGGCTTGGCTGAGGAGCAGGCTAAGGCAGCTTGGCTTGGGCTAG